One window of Hypanus sabinus isolate sHypSab1 chromosome 18, sHypSab1.hap1, whole genome shotgun sequence genomic DNA carries:
- the LOC132407293 gene encoding zinc finger protein 850-like → MAHLRVHTGERPFTCSDCGKGFTQSSHLKVHQRVHTGERPFTCSDCGKGFTRSSQLKVHQRVHTGERPFTCSDCGTGFTQSSHLKVHQRVHTGERPFTCSDCGKGFTCSSQLKVHQRVHTGERPFTCSDCGMGFTSSSKLKIHQRVHTGERPFTCSDCGRGFTCSSDLMAHQRVHTGERPFTCSDCGKGFTQSSELMVHQRVHTGERPFTCSDCGKGFTRSSQLRVHQRVHTGERPFTCSDCGKGFPGSLQLMVHQRVHTGERPFTCSDCGRGFTSSSNLKVHQRVHTGERPFTCSDCGKGFTRSSDLMVHQLVHTGVRPFSCSDCGKRFSRSSQLKVHQRVHTGERPFTCSDCGTGFTQSSSLTKHQRVHTGERPFTCSDCGKGFICSSNLKTHKQVHTGERPFTCSDCGKGFIRSSQLMAHQRVHTREQPFTCSDCGKGFPCSSQLKVHQRVHTGERPFICSDCGKGFPCSSQLRVHQRVHTGERPFTCSDCGKRFTQSSELKVHQRVHTGERPFTCSDCGKGFTQSSELKVHQRVHTGERPFICSDCGKGFPSSSQLRVHQRVHTGERPFTCSDCGKRFPCSYQLSVHQRVHTGERPFTCSDCGKGFTRSSILKVHQRVHTGERPFSCSDCGKGFPCSSQLKVHQRVHTGERPFTCSACGKGFTSSSQLKVHQRVHTREQPFTCSDCGKGFIWSSQLQRHQRVHCG, encoded by the coding sequence atggctcatctgcgagttcacacgggggagaggccgttcacctgctcggactgtgggaagggattcactcagtcatcccatctgaaggtacatcagagagttcacactggggagaggccgttcacctgctcggactgtgggaagggattcactcggtcatcccagctgaaggtacatcagagagttcacactggggagaggccattcacctgctcagactgtgggacgggattcactcagtcatcccatctgaaggtacaccagcgagttcacactggggagaggccgttcacctgctcagactgtgggaagggattcacttgctcatcccaactgaaggtacatcagcgagttcacactggtgagcggccgttcacctgctcagactgtgggatgggattcactagctcatctaaactgaaaatacatcagcgagttcacactggagagaggccgttcacctgctcagactgtgggaggggattcacttgctcatctgacctaatggcacaccagcgagttcacactggggagaggccattcacctgctcagactgtgggaagggtttcactcagtcatctgaactgatggtacatcagcgagttcacactggggagaggcctttcacctgctcagactgtgggaagggattcactcggtcgtcTCAACTgagggtacatcagcgagttcataccggtgagaggcctttcacctgctcagactgtgggaagggattccctGGCTCATTGcaactgatggtgcatcagcgagttcacactggggagaggccgttcacctgctcagactgtgggagaggattcacttcctcatctaacctgaaggtacatcagcgagttcacactggagagaggccattcacctgctcagactgtggaaagggattcactcggtcatctgacctgatGGTACACCAGCTTGTTCACACTGGGGTCAGGCCAttttcctgctcagactgtgggaagagattcagtcggtcatctcaactgaaggtacatcagagagttcacactggagagaggccgttcacctgctcagactgtgggacaggattcactcagtcatcctccCTAacgaaacaccagcgagttcatactggggagagacctttcacctgctcggactgtgggaagggattcatttgctCATCTAACCTGAAGACACataagcaagttcacactggcgagaggccatttacctgttcagactgtgggaagggattcattcggtcatctcaactgatggctcaccaacgagttcacacaagggagcagccgttcacctgctcggactgtgggaagggattcccttGCTCATCCCAactaaaggtacatcagcgagttcacactggagagaggccgttcatctgctcagactgtgggaagggattcccttgctcatcccaactgagggtacatcagcgagttcacactggggagaggcctttcacctgctcagactgtgggaagcgattcactcagtcatctgaactgaaggtacaccagcgagttcacactggggagaggccattcacctgctcagactgtgggaagggtttcactcagtcatctgaactgaaggtacaccagcgagttcacactggtgagaggccattcatctgctcagactgtgggaaggggttcccTTCCTCATCCCAACTgagggtacatcagcgagttcacaccggcgagaggccgttcacctgctcagactgtgggaagagattcccTTGCTCATACCAACTGAgtgtacatcagcgagttcacactggcgagaggccattcacctgctcagactgtgggaagggattcactcgctcATCTatactgaaggtacatcagcgagttcacactggggagaggccattcagctgctcagactgtgggaagggattcccttgctcatcccaactgaaggtacatcagagagttcacactggggagaggccattcacctgctcagcctgtggaaagggattcactagctcatctcaactgaaggtacatcagcgagtacaCACCAGGgagcagccgttcacctgctcggactgtggaaagggattcatttggtcatctcaactacagagacaccagcgagttcactgtGGTTAG